One segment of Olsenella uli DSM 7084 DNA contains the following:
- the pheS gene encoding phenylalanine--tRNA ligase subunit alpha → MAMSDDLRAIQAQVEQGVLGADTLDALDRIRVASLGKKGSLTAIMRSMGKVPPEERPAMGQLANTVRANVQAAIEQRKLQLAKAALDAKISAEAADVTLPGRRLAPGTQHLISQIREEIEDIFCGLGYTIEDGPFVETTYYNFTALNAPEDHPSRSAKDTFYVVDNAPEGKETHALGESDVLLRTQTSGVQVHVMETRKPPIYMVCPGTVFRPDTADANHLPQFTQVEGLVVDEGITFGDLKGTLDYFCREIFGRDRATRYRPHFFPFTEPSCEVDVSCGVCHGEGCRFCKNTGWLEILGCGMVDPNVLGYVGIDSERYSGFAFGIGVERVAALRYDLPDLRMLMTGDMRFLRQF, encoded by the coding sequence AGTCCTCGGGGCGGACACCCTCGATGCGCTCGACAGGATCCGCGTGGCGTCGCTGGGGAAGAAGGGTTCGCTCACGGCCATCATGCGCTCGATGGGCAAGGTCCCACCCGAGGAGCGCCCGGCCATGGGCCAGCTCGCCAACACGGTGCGCGCCAACGTGCAGGCCGCCATCGAGCAGCGCAAGCTGCAGCTCGCCAAGGCTGCCCTCGACGCCAAGATCTCCGCCGAGGCGGCCGACGTCACGCTGCCCGGCCGTCGGCTGGCGCCAGGCACGCAGCATCTCATCAGCCAGATCCGCGAGGAGATCGAGGACATCTTCTGCGGCCTTGGCTACACCATCGAAGACGGCCCCTTCGTCGAGACCACCTACTACAACTTCACGGCCCTGAATGCCCCCGAGGACCATCCCAGCCGCTCGGCCAAGGACACCTTCTATGTGGTGGACAACGCCCCCGAGGGCAAGGAGACCCACGCCCTAGGCGAGTCGGACGTGCTCCTGCGCACCCAGACCTCTGGCGTCCAGGTGCACGTCATGGAGACGCGCAAGCCCCCCATCTACATGGTCTGCCCGGGCACGGTCTTTAGGCCCGATACTGCCGACGCCAACCACCTGCCGCAGTTCACGCAGGTGGAAGGCCTGGTAGTGGACGAGGGCATCACCTTCGGTGACCTCAAGGGCACGCTTGACTACTTCTGCCGGGAGATTTTTGGTAGGGACCGCGCCACGCGCTACCGCCCGCACTTCTTCCCGTTCACCGAGCCCTCCTGCGAGGTGGACGTCTCCTGCGGCGTCTGCCACGGCGAGGGCTGTCGCTTCTGCAAGAACACCGGCTGGCTCGAGATCCTGGGTTGCGGCATGGTCGACCCCAACGTCTTGGGCTACGTGGGTATCGATTCCGAGAGGTACTCGGGCTTTGCCTTCGGCATCGGCGTGGAGCGCGTGGCGGCACTCCGCTACGACTTGCCCGACCTGCGCATGCTCATGACCGGTGACATGCGCTTCCTCAGGCAGTTCTAG